From the Hymenobacter yonginensis genome, one window contains:
- a CDS encoding patatin-like phospholipase family protein, with protein MRKTYRFLHVLLLCLLAGTTAQAQKVGLVLSGGGAKGLAHVGVLKVLEKNRIPIDYIVGTSMGAIVGAMYAAGYSPAEIEEIVLKPEFQNWVSGEPLAGKVYNYYDGDYDPAALHLRLALDSTLKARVTPKLVDDVTLNYVLATMLAPAGAISGYDFNKLMVPYRSVASEVFTRERVVQRSGSLSDAVRNSMAFPLAFRPIRQQDGRYLFDGAVVDNFPTGVMREEFKPDVMIGVNVGDVAFNKYPHSKDDALLTSTLLFLGSNVADTASVGKNGIFIQPNLEGITAADFNKVKQLLSLGQQATEKKLDLLLTRITRREDTLALQQRRRDFQERAPKPDFKQISVQGVPKQQQEFVRRFFQRTGSTYSPGDVEEGYYRLVNNDFFNNVYPRVRYDSKLQGYELNLDARQNSNLTTDLGVLLSSRSMSNFYLGGAYRYLNRYLYTIKANATIGRFYNGAQGSFRVSVPGRAPLYFEPTVTFNNFNYQDTGGLLGSTAQNTQLQQRDLKTYLQIGYSPNYRSRYILSGGVFTSRDRFANTNEISSGAELDQNRLDGFTTALRFERNSLNRRQYAVSGRRAEFAFRGVLAEEEYTPGSTANGLQGRTKDHQWVQGRLYTEQYFTLHKVDSVGQRVHAWGYTLDAVATTQGSFATYRSSLTSAPAFLPLPDSRTQFLDRYRGTAYAAVGLKYIKAIVGSLEWRTEAYVHTLFRPWERSSVNPLQPDRGPTISRPYLTAMTGLVYQTPVGPASIQAIHYDDPDHQFGVFAHIGFVLFRDRALD; from the coding sequence ATGCGCAAAACCTACCGTTTTCTACATGTTTTACTGCTCTGCCTGTTGGCAGGCACCACGGCTCAGGCTCAGAAAGTGGGCCTTGTACTTTCAGGCGGGGGGGCCAAGGGCCTCGCGCACGTGGGAGTGCTGAAAGTGCTGGAGAAAAACCGGATTCCCATCGACTACATCGTGGGCACGAGCATGGGCGCCATTGTGGGGGCCATGTACGCTGCCGGCTACTCGCCGGCCGAAATTGAGGAAATCGTGCTCAAGCCGGAGTTCCAGAACTGGGTTTCGGGCGAGCCGCTGGCCGGCAAGGTCTACAACTACTACGACGGCGACTACGACCCCGCCGCCCTGCATCTGCGTCTGGCGCTCGACTCGACGCTAAAGGCCCGCGTGACGCCTAAGCTCGTAGACGACGTGACGCTCAACTACGTGCTGGCCACCATGCTGGCCCCGGCCGGCGCCATTTCCGGCTACGATTTCAACAAGCTGATGGTGCCCTACCGCAGCGTGGCGTCTGAGGTATTCACCCGCGAGCGGGTGGTGCAGCGCAGCGGCTCCCTCTCCGATGCCGTCCGCAACTCCATGGCCTTCCCGCTGGCCTTCCGCCCCATCCGGCAGCAGGACGGCCGCTACCTCTTCGATGGCGCCGTGGTGGATAACTTCCCGACCGGCGTGATGCGCGAGGAATTCAAGCCCGACGTGATGATTGGGGTGAATGTGGGCGACGTGGCCTTCAACAAATACCCGCACAGCAAAGACGACGCCCTGCTGACCAGCACGTTGCTGTTCCTGGGCTCCAACGTGGCCGATACGGCTTCGGTTGGCAAAAACGGCATCTTCATCCAGCCCAACCTGGAAGGCATCACGGCCGCCGACTTCAACAAAGTGAAGCAGCTGCTGAGCCTGGGCCAGCAGGCCACCGAAAAGAAGCTGGACCTGCTGCTGACCCGCATTACGCGCCGCGAAGACACACTGGCGCTGCAGCAGCGCCGCCGCGACTTCCAGGAACGCGCCCCTAAGCCCGATTTCAAGCAGATCAGCGTGCAGGGCGTGCCGAAGCAGCAGCAGGAGTTTGTGCGGCGCTTCTTCCAGCGCACCGGCTCCACTTACTCGCCGGGTGATGTGGAGGAAGGCTACTACCGCCTCGTCAACAACGACTTCTTCAACAACGTGTACCCGCGGGTGCGCTACGACAGCAAGCTACAGGGCTACGAGCTGAACCTGGACGCCCGCCAGAACTCCAACCTCACCACCGACCTGGGGGTGCTGCTCTCGTCGCGGTCCATGAGCAACTTCTACTTGGGCGGGGCCTACCGCTACCTCAACCGCTACCTCTACACCATCAAGGCCAACGCCACCATCGGGCGCTTCTACAACGGGGCGCAGGGCTCGTTTCGGGTGAGCGTGCCCGGCCGGGCACCGCTCTACTTCGAGCCTACCGTTACGTTCAACAACTTCAACTACCAGGACACGGGTGGCCTGCTGGGCAGCACGGCCCAAAATACGCAGCTGCAGCAGCGCGACCTGAAAACCTACCTGCAGATCGGCTACAGCCCCAACTACCGCAGCCGCTACATCCTGAGCGGCGGCGTATTCACGAGCCGCGACCGGTTTGCCAATACCAACGAAATCAGCTCCGGCGCCGAGCTCGACCAGAACCGTCTGGATGGCTTTACGACGGCTCTGCGTTTCGAGCGCAACTCCCTGAACCGCCGGCAGTACGCTGTGAGCGGCCGCCGGGCTGAGTTTGCCTTCCGGGGCGTGCTGGCTGAAGAAGAATACACGCCGGGCTCCACGGCTAACGGCCTGCAGGGCCGCACCAAAGACCACCAGTGGGTGCAGGGCCGCCTCTACACCGAGCAGTATTTCACGTTACATAAAGTCGATTCGGTGGGCCAGCGGGTGCACGCCTGGGGCTACACCCTCGATGCCGTGGCTACCACACAGGGCAGCTTTGCCACCTACCGCTCGTCGCTGACGTCGGCACCGGCCTTCCTGCCGCTGCCCGACTCCCGCACCCAGTTCCTGGACCGCTACCGCGGCACCGCCTACGCCGCCGTGGGCCTGAAGTACATCAAGGCCATTGTGGGTTCGCTGGAGTGGCGCACCGAAGCCTACGTGCACACCCTGTTCCGGCCCTGGGAGCGTTCCAGCGTCAATCCACTGCAGCCCGACCGCGGCCCCACCATCAGCCGCCCTTACCTGACGGCCATGACCGGCCTGGTGTACCAGACGCCCGTCGGACCGGCTTCGATACAGGCTATTCACTACGATGACCCTGACCACCAGTTCGGGGTGTTTGCCCACATCGGCTTCGTGCTGTTCCGCGACCGGGCCCTGGACTAG
- a CDS encoding alpha/beta fold hydrolase, whose product MPKATPLTFVYLHYWAGSGGAFQDVAERLTPEYAVLAPDLGGFGAALAPAGGYTVDAYADEVATFVAAQGLQRYVLVGHSMGGKIALALAARQPAGLRGVALLSPSPPTPEPMTDADRKASLQAWGKRTEAKKTLRHITARPLTAAAEEHILADNLRTSKAAWEAWLLHGSRENLAGRMCEVRVPCTILAGDQDAVMSPSVHGLETLPLLPEGTPLEIVSGAGHLLPYEAPEEVAALLRAFGEKVH is encoded by the coding sequence ATGCCAAAAGCCACTCCACTCACCTTTGTATACCTGCATTACTGGGCCGGCTCCGGCGGCGCCTTTCAGGACGTTGCCGAGCGCCTTACCCCCGAATATGCCGTGCTAGCCCCCGATTTGGGGGGCTTCGGGGCGGCGCTAGCGCCGGCCGGCGGCTACACTGTAGACGCGTATGCCGACGAGGTGGCGACGTTCGTGGCAGCTCAAGGCCTGCAACGCTATGTGCTGGTGGGGCACAGCATGGGCGGCAAAATTGCGCTGGCGTTGGCGGCCCGGCAGCCCGCCGGGTTGCGGGGCGTGGCGCTGCTCAGCCCCTCGCCGCCCACGCCCGAGCCCATGACCGATGCCGACCGCAAAGCCAGCCTGCAGGCCTGGGGCAAACGCACGGAGGCCAAGAAAACACTGCGCCACATCACTGCCCGGCCGCTGACGGCTGCCGCCGAGGAGCACATTCTCGCTGACAATCTGCGCACCTCCAAAGCCGCCTGGGAAGCCTGGCTGCTCCACGGCAGCCGCGAAAACCTGGCCGGCCGCATGTGCGAAGTCCGCGTACCCTGCACCATTCTGGCCGGCGACCAGGACGCCGTCATGTCGCCGTCGGTGCATGGGCTGGAGACGCTGCCGCTGCTCCCCGAAGGCACGCCGCTGGAAATAGTGTCCGGCGCTGGTCACCTGCTGCCCTACGAGGCGCCCGAAGAGGTAGCGGCGCTACTGCGGGCGTTTGGTGAGAAAGTACATTAA
- a CDS encoding T9SS type A sorting domain-containing protein, with protein sequence MGTWFGYERSAMIYTAAEIGTSGNLTRIGFYVSSVSTPGDAPTKIYLKTVSNTTFAAATTVAAEETGATLVYDATIPAASFTADTWVSVPLTAPFAYNGTSNLEVIVETNATGGGNETSTGKAFRYSSTGTGNNRTQTWSTDTNPPTTTGTLSLLRPNIQLTGLTPLACPPVTGVTVSNITPTSAQIAFTPGASSTSYTVTYTPTGGTATTFTPAPTASPINLTGLTSGTTYTVTITGNCAGSTTSPVATTTFSTSLVAPANDNCATATALTVGTSCTPTTTTNLGATASTGVPAPSSTTGTGCFVAGTPVSNDVWYSIVVPASGAVTVTTSAVTGSSVNDTGLVLYTGACGTLTEVACSDDATATNFFSTTTASGLTPGSTIYARVWSFGTTPTGQFGICAVSIPANDAAVQAIYSLGSVSNTYGSPVTAQVAIRNNGTAALTNVPVTLNVTGATTFTDAKIIPSLAAGASTVVTFAPYPVTAASGTNTLTVTLPADGDASNNTQTLSQTVSTNQLSYVSGTTFAGGAGVVAVNTIIAVRYQKQSPSSVRAVTTNFFGTGSGSYQVRIYDADATNLPGTLLYTSPVRTRPAAGGNDVLTLPGVNVSNNFFVAIENTTAGNLGIAYQVENPLRAGTFLFKTAAATTWTDINTSTLNSRLAIDVTLGTVLSTNSPALARSISMFPNPSQGQVTLDIRDAKAKGAMQVQITNALGQVVHTAAVRDNAENKLDLSGLATGMYVLRVQSGSEYTIRQLVLTK encoded by the coding sequence ATGGGTACCTGGTTTGGCTACGAGCGTAGCGCCATGATCTACACGGCCGCTGAAATCGGGACCAGCGGAAACCTCACGCGCATTGGCTTCTATGTAAGCTCGGTGTCGACGCCCGGTGATGCGCCCACCAAAATCTACCTCAAAACCGTTTCCAACACCACTTTTGCCGCGGCAACTACCGTAGCGGCCGAGGAAACCGGCGCTACGCTGGTCTATGATGCTACCATCCCGGCCGCGTCGTTCACAGCGGATACCTGGGTGAGCGTGCCGCTCACGGCGCCATTTGCCTACAATGGCACCTCCAATCTGGAGGTAATAGTGGAAACCAATGCTACCGGCGGCGGCAACGAAACCAGCACTGGCAAAGCCTTCCGCTACTCATCTACCGGCACCGGCAACAACCGCACGCAGACGTGGTCTACGGATACTAACCCGCCCACTACCACGGGCACGCTCAGCCTGCTACGCCCCAACATCCAACTCACGGGCCTCACGCCGCTGGCCTGCCCACCCGTTACGGGCGTTACGGTTAGCAACATCACGCCTACCTCGGCCCAGATTGCTTTCACGCCTGGTGCCAGCAGCACCAGCTATACTGTAACGTACACGCCCACTGGCGGCACGGCCACTACCTTTACGCCCGCGCCCACGGCCTCGCCCATCAACCTGACGGGCCTGACGTCCGGCACGACGTACACCGTAACCATTACCGGTAACTGCGCCGGTAGCACCACCTCGCCGGTGGCCACTACCACGTTCAGCACCTCTCTTGTGGCACCTGCTAACGATAACTGTGCTACGGCCACGGCTCTGACCGTGGGTACTAGCTGCACGCCCACCACTACCACCAACCTGGGTGCTACGGCCTCCACGGGTGTGCCGGCGCCCAGCTCTACCACGGGCACAGGCTGCTTCGTAGCCGGTACTCCGGTTAGCAACGACGTGTGGTATAGCATCGTGGTGCCGGCTTCCGGCGCCGTTACGGTAACTACCAGCGCCGTTACCGGCTCATCGGTAAACGACACGGGCCTGGTGCTGTACACGGGTGCCTGCGGCACGCTCACGGAAGTAGCCTGCAGCGACGACGCCACGGCTACCAACTTTTTTTCTACTACCACGGCCAGCGGCCTGACGCCTGGCTCTACCATCTACGCCCGCGTGTGGAGCTTCGGCACCACGCCTACCGGTCAGTTCGGCATCTGCGCCGTTTCGATTCCGGCTAACGATGCCGCCGTACAGGCTATCTACTCTTTGGGCTCAGTGTCAAATACGTATGGTTCGCCGGTGACAGCGCAAGTGGCAATTCGCAACAATGGTACTGCCGCGCTAACCAACGTACCTGTTACACTGAATGTGACGGGTGCCACAACCTTCACTGATGCCAAAATCATCCCTTCGCTAGCAGCAGGTGCGTCGACGGTCGTGACATTTGCTCCTTATCCGGTGACAGCAGCCTCCGGAACCAACACACTGACTGTTACGCTGCCTGCCGATGGGGATGCCAGCAATAACACTCAAACCTTGAGCCAGACTGTGTCCACAAATCAGTTGAGCTATGTTTCCGGCACCACTTTCGCGGGAGGCGCTGGCGTGGTAGCAGTCAATACCATTATTGCCGTTCGGTACCAGAAGCAAAGCCCGTCTTCCGTACGTGCTGTTACGACCAACTTCTTCGGTACCGGTTCAGGCAGCTACCAAGTACGTATCTATGACGCTGATGCCACTAACCTGCCCGGAACGCTACTTTACACGTCTCCAGTTCGCACACGTCCAGCGGCGGGTGGTAACGATGTATTGACGCTGCCAGGGGTCAATGTCAGCAATAACTTCTTCGTGGCTATTGAAAATACCACTGCTGGTAACCTCGGTATTGCTTACCAGGTGGAAAATCCATTGCGAGCCGGAACGTTCCTGTTCAAAACAGCGGCAGCTACCACTTGGACCGACATTAATACGTCGACTCTGAATTCGCGCCTCGCAATTGATGTTACACTTGGTACGGTCCTCTCCACCAACAGCCCGGCGCTGGCTCGCTCTATCTCTATGTTCCCGAACCCCAGCCAGGGCCAGGTAACGCTTGACATCCGCGACGCCAAAGCCAAAGGCGCCATGCAGGTGCAGATTACCAACGCCCTCGGCCAGGTGGTGCACACTGCCGCCGTTCGCGACAATGCCGAGAACAAGCTCGACCTGTCGGGCCTGGCTACCGGCATGTATGTGCTGCGCGTGCAGTCCGGCTCGGAGTACACCATCCGTCAGCTGGTACTCACCAAGTAA
- a CDS encoding T9SS type A sorting domain-containing protein: protein MKPQTLTHNFRLFGRAWQGLLPLLALLVSLGSARTVQAQANSNIRSTSVIVDRGAGNGNETFGGKNPGTLPPFNGAQLGTYDISNFNTQLVLNGGTIVTEEAAPDVITANGSTLRYRLARRETDGSFTDIDAPVSINLPLATTVVGNPTVRTFTTNTANRNLLTGLIAGEYFVFVQYEVNGSSTNQFGFPSPFTLSDPPGTFYIARFVVQGVRPTEPPTSTTWTGGVNDNWFDPANWTQGVPTSGKDATIPDFGSGSTVQYPNIYSDAIKPNSTVITTVANPDGSQSTIETQVPGYDNTATGPRGASGPARTRNLNMLGTNQGERSLARLIVGRLEVFGNFNNSQDSFIQRENTTISFTGSDQSITGSRSGFVNMEIDGGGIKTLINNFKIVAGGTLRFVNGILATDIGRTDVNFVELAPSTGNGLNNIPAGRIIGESEVNYLRGFVQISQAAPVGQPQDFGNIGLTMTFTGNDPGIVTVTRNTGQNYASINNGANSKPSIRRFFGVRPGDQQTNNGGLTANIVFRYLDNETRNLRFNNQSLDESKFALFLSGSSGDIFGQIGRDALDTNTNELTKFNVRSFGTFTLSEFTEPLPVTLVSFAAKRIGTNAEITWETVSEQNNRGYEVQVSIDGRTFRTLAFIPSQDANSNRLLRYRYLDTEANKGGVRYYRLRQVDQDGKDHYYGPKVLSFSGSATADARMEAYPNPFQNEMRLTVQSAASGKGQLQILDLTGRVVLERSAELTSGTNDLELRDLSGVPNGTYLLRVVTPAGKPQTQRIIKR, encoded by the coding sequence ATGAAACCTCAAACTCTTACGCACAATTTCCGGCTTTTTGGCCGAGCCTGGCAGGGTTTGCTGCCGCTGCTGGCGCTGCTTGTGAGCCTCGGCTCTGCACGCACGGTGCAGGCTCAAGCGAACAGCAACATTAGGAGCACCAGCGTTATCGTCGACCGGGGTGCTGGCAACGGCAATGAAACATTTGGTGGCAAAAATCCAGGAACATTACCCCCTTTTAATGGGGCGCAACTTGGAACCTATGATATAAGCAATTTCAACACCCAATTGGTCCTCAACGGTGGTACAATTGTTACGGAAGAAGCTGCACCAGATGTCATCACAGCGAACGGTAGTACTCTGAGGTACCGTCTGGCTCGTCGCGAGACAGACGGTTCGTTCACTGACATCGACGCACCGGTTTCTATTAACTTGCCGTTGGCCACCACGGTCGTCGGAAACCCAACCGTGCGAACATTCACCACTAATACGGCTAATCGTAATCTTCTAACAGGACTGATTGCAGGTGAGTATTTCGTGTTCGTTCAATATGAAGTGAATGGCTCAAGTACTAACCAATTTGGTTTTCCTTCTCCCTTCACGCTTTCTGATCCTCCTGGCACCTTCTACATTGCTAGATTCGTAGTACAGGGCGTCCGCCCCACAGAGCCGCCAACGTCCACCACTTGGACCGGCGGCGTAAACGACAACTGGTTCGATCCGGCTAACTGGACTCAGGGCGTACCTACATCAGGCAAGGATGCTACGATTCCGGACTTTGGTTCCGGCTCTACTGTACAATATCCTAATATCTACTCGGACGCTATCAAGCCGAATAGTACCGTTATTACCACCGTTGCAAATCCGGATGGTTCCCAGTCGACAATTGAAACTCAGGTTCCAGGTTACGATAATACTGCCACAGGTCCAAGAGGAGCATCTGGTCCTGCTCGCACGCGTAACCTAAACATGCTGGGCACCAATCAGGGCGAACGGTCACTCGCACGTTTGATAGTAGGACGTCTGGAAGTGTTTGGTAACTTTAACAACTCTCAGGACAGTTTCATCCAACGCGAAAATACTACGATCAGCTTCACTGGAAGCGACCAAAGTATTACCGGCTCTCGCTCAGGATTTGTCAATATGGAGATTGATGGTGGCGGTATTAAGACACTCATAAATAACTTCAAGATCGTGGCGGGTGGTACGTTGCGGTTTGTAAACGGGATTCTGGCAACAGACATTGGTAGAACCGACGTCAATTTTGTAGAACTGGCGCCATCTACTGGTAACGGATTGAACAACATTCCTGCTGGGCGTATAATTGGCGAGTCTGAAGTCAACTATCTGCGAGGATTTGTGCAGATTTCCCAAGCTGCACCTGTTGGTCAGCCACAGGATTTTGGTAACATTGGTCTGACGATGACTTTCACTGGTAACGATCCTGGTATCGTGACCGTGACGCGCAACACGGGGCAGAATTATGCCTCTATTAACAATGGTGCAAATAGTAAGCCTAGCATTCGCCGTTTCTTTGGAGTGCGTCCAGGGGACCAGCAGACTAATAATGGTGGTTTGACTGCCAACATAGTATTCCGCTACCTGGATAACGAAACCAGAAACTTGAGATTCAATAACCAGTCGCTGGATGAATCTAAATTTGCACTGTTCCTCTCTGGCTCGTCGGGCGACATATTTGGCCAGATAGGCCGCGATGCGTTAGACACGAATACCAATGAATTGACAAAGTTTAATGTGCGTTCGTTTGGTACATTCACGTTGAGCGAGTTTACAGAGCCTCTGCCTGTAACGTTGGTTTCGTTTGCCGCCAAACGCATCGGCACCAACGCTGAAATCACCTGGGAAACGGTGAGCGAGCAGAACAACCGCGGCTACGAAGTACAAGTATCCATTGATGGCCGCACGTTCCGCACGCTGGCCTTCATTCCGAGCCAGGATGCCAACAGCAACCGCCTGCTGCGCTACCGCTACCTCGATACCGAAGCTAACAAAGGCGGCGTGCGCTACTACCGCCTGCGCCAGGTTGACCAAGATGGCAAAGACCACTACTACGGTCCGAAAGTGCTGAGCTTCTCCGGCTCGGCCACCGCCGACGCTCGTATGGAAGCCTACCCCAACCCCTTCCAGAACGAAATGCGCCTGACGGTGCAGTCGGCTGCCTCGGGCAAGGGCCAGCTGCAGATCCTGGACCTGACGGGCCGGGTGGTACTGGAGCGCAGCGCTGAGTTGACCAGTGGCACCAACGACTTGGAGCTGCGCGACCTGTCGGGTGTGCCCAATGGCACGTATCTGCTGCGTGTAGTAACGCCTGCCGGCAAGCCCCAGACGCAGCGTATCATCAAGCGCTAA
- a CDS encoding bestrophin family protein, with the protein MIVYKTGDWWKALWHFHTSSVILLLLRRVALVGVYNLIIALVVLKYHFLSIQIGREYFSFLGIMLSLLLVFRTNTAYDRYYEGRRLWGQLVSHCRGLAMELNAILPRHAIRSRLYYAALISNFPLALKGALRNGVQFEQLEATPDIMDRLQSAESVTTCLVAVLQESIEQLRQAQIIDPIHLMTIKPHLLGMMEVNGSCERIKTTPIPFSYSFFIKMFITLFIGIMPIVLVDTCGYLMIPITMVGAYVMLGLEMIGEEIEQPFGTDSNDLPITQLANKIRVSVHDVLGVELPHFKKALAAPPYSVVH; encoded by the coding sequence ATGATTGTCTACAAAACCGGCGACTGGTGGAAAGCCCTGTGGCATTTCCACACGTCCAGCGTCATTCTGTTGCTGCTACGCCGGGTGGCGCTGGTCGGCGTCTATAATCTGATTATTGCGCTGGTCGTGCTTAAGTACCATTTCCTGAGCATTCAGATCGGGCGCGAGTACTTCTCGTTTCTAGGGATTATGCTCAGTTTGCTGCTGGTGTTCCGTACCAACACGGCATACGACCGCTACTACGAAGGGCGTCGGCTGTGGGGGCAGCTGGTGTCGCATTGCCGGGGGCTGGCCATGGAGCTGAACGCCATTTTGCCGCGCCACGCCATCCGTAGCCGCCTCTACTACGCCGCCCTGATTTCCAACTTTCCCCTGGCCCTGAAAGGCGCTCTGCGCAACGGCGTGCAGTTCGAGCAGCTGGAAGCCACCCCCGACATCATGGACCGGCTACAGTCGGCGGAGAGCGTGACCACCTGCTTGGTGGCCGTGCTGCAGGAGAGCATCGAGCAGCTCCGGCAGGCCCAGATCATCGACCCCATTCATTTGATGACCATCAAGCCGCACCTGCTGGGCATGATGGAAGTGAACGGCTCCTGCGAGCGGATCAAGACGACGCCCATCCCGTTTTCGTATAGTTTCTTCATCAAAATGTTTATCACCCTCTTCATCGGCATCATGCCTATTGTGCTGGTGGATACCTGCGGCTACCTGATGATTCCGATTACGATGGTGGGCGCCTACGTGATGCTGGGGCTGGAGATGATAGGCGAGGAAATCGAGCAGCCTTTCGGCACCGACAGCAACGATTTACCCATCACGCAGCTGGCCAACAAAATCCGGGTGAGTGTGCACGACGTGCTGGGCGTAGAGCTGCCCCATTTTAAGAAAGCCCTGGCGGCGCCACCCTACAGCGTGGTGCACTAA
- a CDS encoding M16 family metallopeptidase, with protein MKPLHFGLLCVALATAAAPPTLAQTKPKTTPAPAAPPRETPPAGGTPRDFALPAKEEFTLPNGLKAKLVSYGQVPKTTMMVAIQAGNVHEAATEVGVADLLGKLMSEGTATLPGAQLADKVARLGGSLNISVGQDQTQVYASCLSEFAPELAALLADVVQHPALPESELARIKADFKRQMNLARAQPGTQARQKFTQALYGSHPYGRPIPTDAEIDALTMAQVKAFYQTQYGAQRTSVYVAGKFDNGAVREAITRAWSPMPQGPAPRIEVAKSQTRPDVTTLDRPGAPQSTIVIGLPVVDPSHPDYMRVRVMNSLLGGSFGSRITRNIREDKGYTYSPYSFLETHYRTGNWSQNADVTTQETGNSLKEIVYEIERLQKTPPTAEELKGIQNYESGLFVLRNSTPAGIIGQLNTLDLHGLPDSYLTEQVKNINAVTPQQVSETARKYVRPEAMTIVVVGDRKIIDPQIKKFQASRKKPL; from the coding sequence ATGAAACCACTTCACTTCGGGCTGCTCTGCGTGGCCCTGGCTACCGCCGCCGCCCCGCCCACCCTGGCCCAAACCAAACCGAAAACCACGCCCGCCCCGGCGGCCCCGCCCCGCGAAACCCCGCCCGCCGGCGGCACGCCCCGCGACTTTGCGCTGCCGGCAAAGGAAGAATTCACGCTGCCTAACGGCCTCAAGGCTAAGCTGGTGTCCTACGGCCAGGTGCCCAAAACCACCATGATGGTGGCCATTCAGGCCGGCAACGTGCACGAAGCTGCCACGGAAGTTGGCGTGGCCGACCTACTGGGCAAGCTGATGAGCGAAGGCACCGCCACGCTGCCCGGCGCCCAGCTGGCCGACAAGGTGGCCCGACTGGGCGGCTCGCTCAATATTTCGGTGGGCCAGGACCAGACGCAGGTGTACGCCTCTTGTCTCAGCGAATTCGCGCCTGAGTTGGCGGCGCTGCTGGCCGACGTGGTGCAGCATCCGGCTCTGCCCGAGAGCGAGCTGGCCCGTATCAAGGCCGATTTCAAGCGCCAGATGAACCTGGCCCGCGCCCAGCCCGGCACCCAGGCCCGGCAGAAGTTCACCCAGGCCCTCTACGGCAGCCACCCCTACGGCCGCCCCATTCCCACCGATGCCGAAATCGACGCCCTGACGATGGCGCAGGTGAAGGCCTTCTACCAGACCCAGTACGGCGCCCAGCGCACCAGCGTGTACGTGGCCGGTAAGTTCGACAACGGGGCTGTGCGCGAGGCTATTACCCGCGCTTGGTCGCCTATGCCCCAGGGCCCGGCCCCGCGCATCGAAGTGGCCAAGTCCCAGACCCGCCCCGACGTCACGACCCTGGACCGGCCGGGCGCGCCGCAGTCCACCATCGTCATTGGCCTGCCCGTCGTGGACCCCTCGCACCCCGACTACATGCGCGTGCGGGTGATGAACTCACTGCTGGGCGGCTCGTTCGGCTCGCGCATCACGCGCAACATTCGCGAAGACAAGGGCTACACCTACTCGCCCTACAGCTTCCTCGAAACCCACTACCGCACCGGCAACTGGAGCCAGAACGCCGACGTGACCACCCAGGAAACCGGCAACTCGCTCAAGGAAATCGTGTACGAGATTGAGCGTCTGCAGAAAACGCCCCCCACCGCCGAGGAGCTGAAAGGCATCCAGAACTACGAGTCGGGCCTGTTTGTGCTGCGCAACTCCACGCCGGCTGGCATCATCGGCCAGCTCAACACCCTCGATCTGCACGGCCTGCCCGACTCCTACCTGACCGAGCAGGTGAAGAACATCAACGCCGTGACACCCCAGCAGGTCAGTGAAACGGCCCGCAAGTACGTACGCCCCGAGGCCATGACCATCGTGGTAGTCGGCGACCGGAAAATCATTGATCCGCAGATCAAGAAGTTCCAGGCTTCGCGCAAAAAGCCGCTTTAG